The following are encoded together in the Arcobacter aquimarinus genome:
- a CDS encoding methylaspartate mutase, whose amino-acid sequence MSLLQEERNIIVQNKYADNFDFAEIEEFIKNASKNLFISHHFKNSKKMLVQPRGGFPTYKKMFSLYEFFVGADVDVLPCTIDSNTRLNDYATSAKMLKLSEENEVDMLNGYPLVNHGYRTTRKMMTHFDKPISLRHGTPDARLLIETALASGIFEIEGGPITYLLPYSKNFPLDKAFMYWKYVERVCANYSKLNEPINRESFGPLTATLVPPCVTIVIQLCEMLLSLEEGVKSFSVSFSQTGSMIQDIVTAKVLRKMAKVYAEQIGCGDARINLVYHQWMGAFPSNKDFSESLINTSTVIAMMVKADKIITKTRDEAFGIPTRESNAKTVANTQYTLRMLHGIPDITDEMEEEILTEEVKSIMEAVFNDKADTLWRKVFNSIKAGIIDVPYSPHIINHNEVVTVRDKNKNIRIIKRGNLPISERCFEYEKSKCDLNKDASSIVTDIIHDIGIMQW is encoded by the coding sequence TTGAGTTTACTGCAAGAAGAAAGGAACATAATTGTTCAAAATAAATACGCAGATAATTTTGATTTTGCAGAGATTGAAGAGTTTATAAAAAATGCTTCTAAAAATCTTTTTATTTCTCACCATTTTAAAAATTCTAAAAAGATGTTAGTACAACCTCGTGGTGGTTTTCCTACTTATAAGAAAATGTTCTCTTTATATGAATTTTTCGTTGGTGCTGATGTTGATGTATTACCATGTACTATTGACTCTAATACAAGATTAAATGACTATGCAACAAGTGCTAAGATGCTAAAACTTTCTGAAGAAAATGAAGTTGATATGCTAAATGGTTATCCACTTGTAAATCATGGTTATAGAACAACTAGAAAAATGATGACTCATTTTGATAAACCAATTTCTTTACGACATGGAACTCCTGATGCAAGATTATTAATAGAAACAGCATTAGCTTCTGGTATTTTCGAGATTGAAGGTGGACCGATTACTTATCTTTTACCATATTCAAAAAACTTTCCACTTGATAAAGCTTTTATGTATTGGAAATATGTTGAAAGAGTTTGTGCTAACTACTCAAAACTAAATGAGCCAATAAACAGAGAGTCTTTTGGTCCATTAACTGCAACGTTAGTTCCTCCTTGTGTAACAATAGTTATTCAACTTTGTGAAATGCTTTTATCACTTGAAGAAGGAGTAAAATCATTCTCTGTTTCATTTTCACAAACAGGTTCTATGATTCAAGATATTGTAACAGCTAAAGTTCTTAGAAAAATGGCAAAAGTTTATGCAGAACAGATTGGTTGTGGTGATGCTAGAATAAATTTAGTTTATCATCAATGGATGGGAGCATTTCCATCAAATAAAGATTTCTCAGAATCACTAATAAATACTTCAACAGTAATTGCTATGATGGTAAAAGCTGATAAAATTATTACAAAAACAAGGGATGAAGCATTTGGTATTCCAACACGAGAATCAAATGCAAAAACAGTTGCAAATACTCAATATACACTAAGAATGTTACATGGTATTCCTGATATTACTGATGAAATGGAAGAAGAAATCTTAACAGAAGAAGTAAAAAGTATCATGGAAGCTGTATTTAACGATAAAGCAGACACTTTATGGAGAAAAGTATTTAACTCTATAAAAGCTGGAATTATTGATGTTCCATACTCTCCACATATTATAAATCATAATGAAGTAGTAACAGTAAGAGATAAAAATAAAAATATCAGAATCATAAAAAGAGGAAATCTTCCAATAAGTGAGAGATGTTTTGAATATGAAAAATCAAAATGTGATTTAAATAAAGATGCTTCGTCAATAGTAACTGATATTATTCATGATATAGGAATTATGCAATGGTAG
- the glmS gene encoding methylaspartate mutase subunit S, producing MKVVIGVVGNDIHVVANRLIDISLQARGFEVFNLGVNTYLEEFIDAVIETNADVLLISSLNGEAEGWCRDLPILKSKYKNLKDVVFMLGGNLAVGEGDASVIVPKFKNYGFDLVFHQVDLNTGLDELEKFLKERN from the coding sequence ATGAAAGTAGTTATTGGTGTAGTAGGTAACGATATTCATGTAGTTGCAAATAGACTAATTGATATATCATTACAAGCAAGAGGTTTTGAAGTTTTTAATTTAGGTGTTAATACCTATTTAGAAGAGTTTATTGATGCAGTAATTGAAACAAATGCTGATGTTTTACTAATCTCTTCATTAAATGGTGAAGCAGAAGGTTGGTGCAGAGATTTACCTATTCTAAAATCAAAATATAAAAACTTAAAAGATGTGGTTTTTATGTTAGGTGGAAACTTAGCAGTTGGAGAAGGTGATGCTAGTGTTATTGTTCCAAAATTTAAAAATTATGGTTTTGATTTAGTATTTCATCAAGTTGATTTAAATACAGGACTTGATGAATTAGAAAAATTCTTAAAGGAGAGAAATTGA
- a CDS encoding heavy-metal-associated domain-containing protein — protein MKETFEVLNVKCGGCANTLIKALKDEFGEVEVDLEVHPRKITLDINDDKKEELKVKLRTLGYPLTTDELSGFEKATTTAKSFVSCAIGKFDLATKK, from the coding sequence ATGAAAGAAACATTTGAAGTTTTAAATGTAAAATGTGGTGGTTGTGCTAATACACTAATAAAAGCATTAAAAGATGAATTTGGTGAAGTTGAAGTAGATTTAGAAGTACATCCACGAAAAATTACTTTAGACATAAATGATGATAAAAAAGAAGAATTAAAAGTGAAACTTAGAACTTTAGGATATCCCTTAACAACAGATGAGTTAAGTGGCTTTGAAAAAGCTACTACCACTGCAAAAAGTTTTGTATCTTGTGCAATTGGGAAATTTGATTTAGCAACAAAAAAATAG
- a CDS encoding malate dehydrogenase yields MNKKTVGIIGVGNVGSTLAFTLATKNMCSTLLLKDVRENFVQAMALDISQATNASKSKTITKACLNNEEFKDCDVIVITAGVARRPGMSRDDLLLTNAKIMTSVITQIIPNNPNAIIIVVSNPLDAMVYTALKASNWSRNKIIGMAGILDSARMAHFIFEKLGYGQGQIEASVMGGHGDDMVPLPDFSTVAGVRLSEVLSKEDIDDIVYKTKNGGAQIVKLLETGSAYYAPAYSTSLMIEAILEDKKEIYPCAVMLDGEYGYEDIVSGVPVMLGANGVEKIIELNLKNQQKEEFSKSIASVKELINILKEKL; encoded by the coding sequence TTGAATAAAAAAACTGTTGGAATAATTGGAGTTGGAAATGTAGGTTCAACTTTAGCTTTTACACTTGCTACTAAAAATATGTGTTCAACTCTTCTTTTAAAAGATGTAAGAGAAAATTTTGTTCAGGCTATGGCACTTGATATTTCACAAGCAACAAATGCTTCAAAAAGTAAAACTATAACAAAAGCTTGTCTTAATAATGAAGAATTTAAAGATTGTGATGTTATTGTTATAACTGCTGGAGTTGCAAGACGTCCGGGAATGAGTAGAGATGATTTACTTCTTACAAATGCAAAAATTATGACTTCAGTTATAACACAAATTATTCCAAATAATCCAAATGCAATAATCATAGTTGTTTCAAATCCTTTAGATGCAATGGTTTACACAGCTTTAAAAGCTTCAAATTGGTCAAGAAATAAGATTATTGGAATGGCTGGAATTTTAGATAGTGCTAGAATGGCTCATTTTATATTTGAAAAATTAGGTTATGGTCAAGGACAAATCGAGGCTTCTGTTATGGGAGGTCATGGTGATGATATGGTTCCACTTCCTGATTTTTCAACAGTAGCAGGAGTTAGACTTAGTGAAGTTTTATCAAAAGAAGATATAGATGATATTGTATATAAAACAAAAAATGGTGGAGCTCAAATAGTAAAATTACTAGAAACAGGTTCAGCTTATTATGCACCCGCATATAGTACAAGTCTAATGATTGAAGCAATTTTAGAAGATAAAAAAGAGATTTATCCTTGTGCTGTTATGCTTGATGGTGAATATGGCTATGAAGATATAGTGTCAGGTGTTCCTGTAATGTTAGGTGCAAATGGTGTTGAAAAAATTATAGAATTAAATTTAAAAAATCAACAAAAAGAAGAATTCTCAAAATCAATAGCTTCTGTTAAAGAATTAATTAATATTTTAAAGGAGAAATTATGA